The genomic DNA CTTTAAGGTCGTGCTTACTCAGAGGGTAATTTAGGGTATAACAAAATAACCCACCCGAATATCGTTTTTTTTATTTGGTGAGTTTGTTCTTTCAAATACGAAACAAAAAGAGCCGATGATTCGTGAATTGTTCCACAATTTCATCGGCTCTGCGTCTTAAGCGTCTGGCTCTTTGATGACAGTTATCTTCAAGTTGTCAACTTTAATCAATCTTTCTTGTCTGCATTTTGGACAATAAAGGGGATAATTCTCCAAAACAGTGTCCT from Fusobacterium varium includes the following:
- a CDS encoding cysteine-rich KTR domain-containing protein, producing the protein MMKCEWILCPVCGSKTRNKIRKDTVLENYPLYCPKCRQERLIKVDNLKITVIKEPDA